The sequence CCGACAGTTCCAACTCGTCGACCTTCTTGAGAAGGTAACGGTTGAGCTGGTTCGCATCGTCTTCTTGCGGCTGAGCGGCCATGCCAATCATCTGGCTCTGTGGCTGCGGAATGCCTTCTTCGAAGTGGACGAACAGTGTCAGCTGATCCTGCAGAATGCGCGCGGCATAAGCCACAGCATCTTCAGGAGTAACCGTACCGTCGGTTTCGATGGTCAGGTTCAACTTATCAAAGTCGAGTTCCTGGCCAACACGGGCCTTGTCGACCTTGTAGCTGACCTGGCGAACCGGCGAATAGAGGCTGTCTACGGGGATCAGGCCGATCGGCGCATCGGCCGGACGGTTCTGAACAGCAGGAGCATAGCCCTTGCCGACATCCGCAGTCAGTTCCATGTTCAGCGTGGCACCTTCGTCGAGGTGGCAGATAACGAGGTCCTTGTTGAGGACTTCGATGTCACCCGAAACGGCGATGTCGCCGGCTTTAACTTCGCCGGGGCCGGTTGCGGAAAGCTGCAGGCGTTTGGGGCCTTCGCCTTCCATCTTCAAAGCAATCTGCTTCACCTGAAGAACGATGTCGGTCACGTCTTCACGCACGCCGGCAAGCGACGAGAATTCGTGCAGAACGTTCTCGATCTTGATCGAGGTGATTGCGGCGCCCTGCAAACTGGAAAGCAGGGTCCGGCGCAATGCATTGCCGAGCGTAAGGCCGAAGCCGCGCTCGAGTGGTTCAGCGATAAAGGTGGCTTTGCGCTTCTTGTCGCTGCCTTCCTTGATTTCAAGCTGGTTGGGCTTCTTAAGTTCCTGCCAGTTTTTCATATTGACGGACATAGGGTTCCCCTAGGAGTTCGATGCTGTCTGGCCTGCGTTCGCGCGATTGCAGGCCTGTATAGAGTGGCGGCCCTCAGGCCACCGGCAGGCATTAGACGCGGCGACGCTTGGACGGACGCACGCCATTATGCGGAATCGGCGTAACGTCGCGGATCGAGGTGATGGTGAAACCCACCGCCGCCAATGCCCGCAACGCACTTTCGCGGCCCGAGCCAGGTCCCTTGACCTCGACTTCGAGCGTGCGAACGCCGTGTTCGGCAGCCTTTTTACCCGCATCATCTGCAGCAACCTGTGCGGCATATGGTGTGGATTTACGGCTACCCTTGAAACCCATCATACCGGCGCTGGACCAGCTAATCGCATTGCCCTGTGCATCGGTGATGGTGATCATGGTGTTGTTGAAGCTTGCATTGACGTGTGCAACGCCGCTGCTGATATTTTTACGCTCGCGCTTTTTAATGCGCCCTGGTTCGCGTGCCATTATATATTCCTAACCTGATTGAGAAATAAGCTGCTGCCGAAAAGGCGCTGCTTACTTCTTCTTACCTGCGATCGGCTTCGCTTTACCCTTGCGGGTGCGAGCGTTCGTGTGAGTGCGCTGACCGCGAACGGGCAGACCCTTACGGTGACGCAGGCCGCGATAGCATGCCAGATCCATAAGACGCTTGATGTTCATCGCGGTGTCGCGGCGAAGATCGCCTTCTACCTGATATTCAGCGTCAATGGTTTCACGGATCTGCAAGACTTCAGCGTCTGTCAGGTCCTGCACGCGGCGGGCGTGATCAATGCCAAGCTTGTCAGCAATCTTAACCGCTGTCGTTGGACCGATTCCGTGAATGTAGGTAAGCGAAATAATTACGCGTTTGTTTGTTGGGATATTTACCCCGGCGATACGAGCCACTTAAATCTCCTGCTCCACAGAGGCAAAAGGCCTCTATCTCATAGCGTTATCATTCGGCGGGAAGGTTGCGGGGCCAAAACAGCAAAAAGCCCGGATGGCGTGCAATAAGGCTGCCGCCTGCCGGACTTACCCGAAACTGTCGAATGAAGCGTGCGCTTATGACGATTCGCGCGCGGCGTCAACTGGCAAGCAGCCATCGCAACGCGAAGCACCCAAATGGGACGGCGTTCCCTTATTGCAAGGGCTCATAACCGCGCGAGACTAGGCCTGATTGCCTACGGGGTCAAAACGGCGGCCCGGCGCTTGGGGATATTAAGCCTATTTACCTGGTTCCAGGAGGAAATCTTCGGAATCGAGCGGCGATGCTGGCTTGTCCTCGTTCGCGGTTTCCCCGGTCGCAGCTTCTCCAGCGACAGCCTCGTCACCATCGACCGCATCCTCAGCTGCACCCTCGTCAGCCGGTCCTTCTGCTTCACCGCCTGTGGCTGCGCCCAGTGATCGAACGAGACGCGTCAGCTGCTGCAACATCACGCCGTCAACCGCTGCAGAAATGACATCCGGTTCATAGCGCGAGTAACCGCCAACGACATATTCGAACAGCACGCGCGTACCTTCGTCTACCGGCTTCAGAGTGATCGTCAGCACACCCTGCATCGGTTCGCTTTGCAACGGGCCAAGCGTACCGACCATCCGCAGCACGCGCGGCGGATCTGATTGCAGCACGCGCATATGCTCAACGCTTCCGCGGCGAATGCCCTCAGGTGCGTCCTTAGCAGCTGGGAGCAATTCGCAGAAACACCCCCCGCCCTGCGCGCTGATATACATATTGTCGGATTCGCCAGACCACGTGTGGTCGTCGCTCCACCACTTGCCCGGCACGAGCAAGCGCTGCCATACTTCATAAGGCGTCGCGGTAGTGACAGCGGTGTTGCGGGTTTCGAAACCGCTCTCGTCACTTTTAACAACTTCAGCGCTAGCCGACTGCGCAGCGATGCAGGCCATGCCTGCCGCCAATCCAAGAATAGTGCGTTTCAAGTTGAACCCTCCGTCAAATCGTTACCGTACCTTAGCGAGGCACGGCCAACGAAGCGAGAGCCAAGACGTTAGGAAAGTACCGCGTCTATCGCAGCGGTGACGTCGTCTATCGCAGCCATACCGTCGACCCGCGTCACAATGCCGCGCTCGTCATATGGCTCGAGGATCGGTGCCGTCTTACCGCGATATTCGCCCATCCGCTTACGGACGGTTTCTTCGGTGTCATCAGGGCGACGTTTGAATTCAGTCGAACCGCATTTGTCGCACACGCCCTGCTGGCGCGGCGTTTCGAAGGTGTCGTGGTAGCCCTTGCCGCAATTGGCGCAGGTGAAGCGGCCTGTGATGCGTTCGACCAGCGCGTCTTCGTTCACGTCGAGCTCGATCACATGGTCAAGCTTGCGGCCGTGCTTTGCGAGGATTTCGTCCAACGCTTCGGATTGAGCGGCAGTGCGCGGATAACCATCGAAAATGGCGCCTACGCCCTCACCCATTGCGGCCAGTTCAGCATCGATCAAAGCCGAGACGATTTCGTCTGAAACAAATTCGCCACGCTCCATAACCGCTTTCGCCTGAAGGCCGATCGGGGTTGCTGCTTTAACCGCCGAGCGAAGCATGTCGCCGGTGGAAAGTTGCCGCATGCCATGGTTCTCGACCAGACGTTGCGACTGTGTGCCTTTACCCGCTCCGGGCGGCCCAAGCAGAATTATATTCACGTCGTCACAACCCCCGATAAATCGCGCTTAGCGTGTCCGGCCTTTGAGCTTGGCCTTCTTGATCAAGTCACCATACTGATGTGCCAGCAAATGTGACTGGACCTGACTGATCGTGTCCACAGTAACGTTGACCACAATCAGGAGGCTGGTGCCGCCAAGGAACAACGGGACACCCGTTTGGGCAATCATATATTCCGGCAGCACGCAGACGAGTGTCAGATAGATCGCGCCAACGACGGTGATGCGCGTCAGGACGTAATCCAGATAGGTCGCGGTGTTTTTGCCTGGGCGAATGCCGGGGATGAAGCCGCCATTCTTCTTCAGATTTTCCGATGTTTCCTCAGGGTTGAAGACAACTGCGGTGTAGAAGAAGCAGAAGAAGATGATGCCGATAGCATAGAGCAGCATGTAGAGCGGCTGCCCGTGCTGCAGATATTGGTTCAGCGTCACGATGATGCCGCCCGCAGTGCTTTCGGTGCTGACCGAGTTACCGGCGAACTGGCTGATCGTCAGCGGCAGCAGCAACAACGAGCTGGCAAAAATCGGAGGGATAACGCCTGCAGTGTTCAGCTTCAGCGGAAGGTGCGAGCGGTCGGCCTGCATTTGGCCGCGCTGCGTGGCGCGCTTCGGATATTGGATCAGCAGCCGGCGCTGGGCCCGCTCCATGAAGCAGATCAAAACGATCAGTACGAGGACCATGGCAACAAGACCAATGATGATGCCGGGCGCGATCGAACCTGTTCGGCCGCCTTCGAAAAGGTTCGCGGTAAAGGTTGGGAACTGGGCTACAATACCGGCCATAATGATCAGCGAAACACCGTTACCGATGCCGCGCGAAGTGATTTGCTCACCCAGCCACAGCAGGAACATCGTGCCGCCAACGAGGCTGATTACGGCGCCGATGCGGAACATATAGCCCGGGTCTACGACGGCCTGAATGCCGCTGGCTGCGCCGAAGCTTTCAAGACCAGCAGCGAGGAACCAGCCCTGGATCGCGCAGAGGAATACCGTGCCGTAACGCGTATATTGGTTGAGCTTCTGACGGCCCGACGCGCCCTCTTTCTTGATGGCGGCGAGCGTTGGATGCAAGGCCGAGGCCATTTGCACCACAATCGAAGCGGTAATATAGGGCATGACGCCGAGCGCGATGAGGCTCATCCGCTCAAGGCTACCGCCCGAGAATGTGTTGAAGAGATCCAGAATGCCGCCGCGACCAAGATCAGCCAAGCTTGCGAGAGCTTGAGGATTGATCCCCGGCAGCGGAACAAAGCTCAGAAAACGGAATACGATGAGCGCACCAATGGTGAACATGATCCGTTTCCGCAGCTCTGTGGCCTTGGAAAAGTTGGCGAGGCTCATATTGCTCGCAATATTATCGGCGCGTGATGCCATTTTGATGTGTGAGCCCTACGCTTGAGACGGTTTGGAACCGGCGATTACCGGCGTTCGCTGGTCACATAAGGTGCGTGAGGCCGATTGTCGAACCCTGCACCCATAAAAACAGTCGTCCCGGACGTGTTACGGGCCGCTTTCCACAGACAAACGCCTGTTCTGCGGCCCCGAAACGCATCCGGGACAGAATGTCTTACTTCTTGCGATCGGCCTTTTTGACCAGACGCTGTTTCTTGGCTTCTTCCTTGGCAGCTTTCACTTCAAGGTTGGTTGGTTTGAGCACTTCAACCGAACCACCAGCCTTCTCAACGGCAGCCTTAGCGCCCTTGGACGCACCGGCGACGGAGAATTTGACCTTATCTTTCAGTTCGCCCTTACCGAGCAAACGAACGCCGTCTTTGCCGCCGCGTGCAAGGCCAGCAGCCTTGAGCGCTTCGTGGTCAACGACCTTCTTACCGTCGAGCTTCTTCTCGTCGATGAACTTCTGGACCATGCCCAGGTTCACTTCAGCGAAGTCTTTGCCGAATGGGTTGTTGAAGCCGCGCTTTGGAATACGCATGTGAAGCGGCATCTGACCGCCTTCGAAGCCCTTTACGGCGACGCCTGAACGGCTCTTCTGGCCCTTCTGGCCGCGGCCTGCGGTCTTGCCCTTGCCCGAACCGATACCACGGCCAACGCGAATACGCGTCTTGCGGGCACCTGGATTGTCACGGATTTCATTAAGTTTCATAGTCTTGCACTCGCTTTCGCTTACTAAGCCCCATTGGGGTTCGCGCTATATGCCCAGGATTGGGCTAAAAACAGGAACGGCCCGGTACAAGCCCGGGCCGCCTGAAGTCAATCATTCAAAGTCAGTCTACGACCTGCACCATGTGAGGGAGCTTCGCGATTGCGCCGCGCACCTCAGCGGTGTCCGTCAATTCGACAACTTTATGCATCTTGTTGAGGCCAAGGCCGATCAACATCTGACGCTGCTTGGCTGGACGGCGGATCGGCGAACCGATCTGCTTCAGCTTAATGGTTTTACCGTTTGTTTTCTTTGGGCTAGCCATTGATCTTACTCCGTAACCGCTGCGGCTTCAGCTTCGGCTTCTGCCTCGCTTGAGCCACCGCTGCGACCCAGCAGGTCGGCAACTTTCTTACCACGGCGCTGTGCAACCGACTTCGGTGAAGTCTGATGGACAAGCGCGTCGAAGGTTGCGCGGATCATGTTGTAGGGATTGGACGAACCGACCGACTTGGTCACAACGTCTGCAACGCCCAGGCTTTCGAAAACGGCACGCATGGGGCCACCAGCGATGATGCCGGTACCTGCAGGTGCGGAACGAACAGTCACCTTACCAGCGCCGAAACGGCCCTTGGCATCATGGTGAAGCGTACGCCCGTCCTTCAAAGGAACGCGGATCATCTTCTTCTTGGCGGCTGCAGTAGCCTTGTTGATGGCTTCAGGCACTTCGCGGGCCTTACCCTTGCCGAAACCGACGCGGCCTGTGCCGTCGCCAACCACAACCAATGCAGCAAAGCCGAAGCGCTTGCCGCCCTTAACGGTTTTCGAAACGCGGTTGATGTGGACGAGCTTTTCGATCGTGCCATCATCTTCGTCGTCGCGTCCGCCACGGCGATTGCCGTCACGGCCACCACGGCCACCACCACGATTATTTTGACCGCCGCCACGGTTGTTACCACCGCGAGCGTTGCGAGGATTCTCGCGCGGCTTAGCAGGGTCAGCAGCCGGAGTAGCCTCGGGTGTAGCAGCAGGAGCCGCTTCTGCAGGTGCAGCTTCGGCCTTAGCTTCTACAGCAGGAGCTGCTTCCACTTTGGCTTCTTCAACCTTTGGTGCCTCTGGAGCGGCGTCTTCAGTTTTCTTTTCATCAGCCATAATCAGAACTCCAGCCCGCCTTCGCGGGCGGCATCGGCCAGCGCCTTAACGCGGCCGTGAAACAGGAAACCACCGCGATCGAACACGACAGTCGTAACGCCGGCCTTCTTGGCGGCAGCGGCAATGTCCTTGCCCACCGTTACAGCAGCATCAACGTTTGCACCCGACTTCTTCACGCCAAGCGTGGAAGCAGCTGCGATCGTACGGCCTTCGCCGTCATTGATGATCTGCGCATAGATGTGACGGCCAGTGCGGTGCACTGACAGACGGGGACGATCGCCAGCACGCGCACGAAGCGCTGTACGGACGCGGCGACGACGCCGTTCGAATAGAGAAAGCTTTGCCATCTTACTTCTTCTTCCCTTCCTTGCGGAAGACGTACTCGCCGCGGTACTTGATGCCCTTGCCCTTATACGGCTCCGGCTTCCTCCAACGGCGGATTTCAGCGGCAAACTGGCCTACGGCCTGCTTGTCTGTACCACTGATTTCAATGGTTGTCTGATCGGGTGTCTTCACTTCAATGCCTTCTGGCACGTCAAGATCGACATCGTGGCTGAAACCGAGCTGAAGCTTGAGCTTCTTTCCCTGTGTCGATGCACGATAACCAACGCCCGAAATCTCGAGGACCTTGGTGAAACCTTCGGTCACACCTTCGACGAGGTTCGAAACCAGCGTACGATGCATGCCCCAGAAGGACTTCGCACGCTTGGTGTCGTTCGCAGGCTTAACCTGGATCTCGTCACCCTCGACCTGATAGTCGATGTCTTCGGCCAGTCCCATCGTGAGAGTGCCCTTAGGGCCCTTCACGCTGAGTGTGCCATTCTCGATGTTGGCGGTAACGCCAGCAGGAATAGCAACGGCCTTTTTACCGATGCGGCTCATCAGTACACCTCCGCGAGCACTTCGCCGCCGACGTTTTCGGTGCGCGCTTCGATATCCGAAAGCACACCCTTAGGCGTCGAGACGATGGAGATACCAAGGCCGTTGCGCACGGTCGGAAGCTCACGGCTGCCCGAATATACACGGCGGCCCGGCTTGGACACGCGGGCGACGTGCTGAATAGCAGGCTCGCCTTCAAAGTATTTGAGTTCGATCTTCAGTGCCTTGTGGGCACCTGTTTCGTCCTCGGAATAGCCACGAATATAACCTTCGCGCTGGAGTACTTCCAACACGTTGGCACGCAGCGTCGACGCAGGTGAGAGGACAGAGTCCTTCTTAGCACGCTGGCCGTTGCGGATGCGGGTGAGCATATCACCTACGGGATCGGTCAATGACATATTCTGATCCTTACCAGCTCGACTTCGTCACGCCGGGGATAAGCCCCTTATTGGCGAGATTACGCAGTTCGATACGGTTGAGGCCGAACTTGCGATAATAGCCGCGCGGGCGGCCGGTGGTGGCGCAGCGATTGCGCACACGGGTGGGATTTGCATTACGCGGTAGTTCAGCCATCTGAAGACGGGCGATCAAACGTTCACCCTCGTCGAGCGACTTGTCGTTCGCCGTTTCTTTCAGTTTGGCATACTTTGCAGCATACTTTTTGACGAGCAGCTTCCGCTTCTCGTTCTTATTGATCGAACTCAGTTTCGCCATTGGACTTAAGCTCCTCTACGCACGGCTTACGCCGCCGCCTTTTCTTCTTCGCCCTGCTCTTCAGCGGGGAACGGGAAACCGAACAGACGCAGCAGCTCGCGCGCTTCATCGTCGGTATTCGCTGTTGTTGTTACGATGATATCCATGCCGCGAACCTGATCGATCCGGTCATAGCTGATTTCAGGGAACACGATCTGCTCCTTGAGACCCATCGCGTAATTGCCGCGGCCGTCAAAGCTCTTCGGGTTCACACCACGAAAATCTCGAATGCGGGGCATTGCGATTGTGATGAGGCGGTCGAGGAATTCGTACATCCGCTCACGGCGCATCGTTACCTTTGCACCGATCGGCATGCCTTCGCGCAGCTTGAACTGTGCGATCGACTTCTTCGCCTTGGTGATCACTGGCTTCTGGCCTGCGATCAATTCCATTTCCTCAGCCGCGGTAGCGACCTTTTTCTTGTCCTGACTGGCTTCGCCAACACCCATGTTGAGCACGATCTTTTCGATCGCAGGAACTTGCATACGGTTTGTGTAACCGAACTTTTCGGTCATCGCTTTGACGATCTCATCATCATAGCGCTGACGCATACGGGCGACATACTTATCAGCCATCGATCTTTTCCCCCGACTTTACGGCCACACGGACCTTTTTACCGTCCTGCTCTTCAAAGCGGACGCGGGTGGGCTTGCCATCCTTAGGATCGGCAAGAGCAACCTTGCAAATATGCATAGGGGCTTCGAAACGATCGATGCCGCCCTGCGGGTTTGCCTGGCTGGGTTTGCGGTGACGGGCAGCAATATTGATGCCTTCGACCACGACCTTGCCATCTTTTGGCGAGACCTTGGAGACAGTGCCGGTACGGCCCTTGTCTTTACCCGAAAGCACGACAACGCTGTCGCCTTTTTTGATGCGTGCGGCGCCCATTACAACACCTCCGGTGCGAGCGAGATGATCTTCATGAACCCACGTCCGCGAAGTTCGCGTACGACTGGGCCAAAGATACGTGTGCCGATTGGCTCTTCGCTCTTGTTCACGAGGACAGCGGCATTGCTGTCAAAACGG comes from Altererythrobacter sp. ZODW24 and encodes:
- a CDS encoding DNA-directed RNA polymerase subunit alpha, whose amino-acid sequence is MSVNMKNWQELKKPNQLEIKEGSDKKRKATFIAEPLERGFGLTLGNALRRTLLSSLQGAAITSIKIENVLHEFSSLAGVREDVTDIVLQVKQIALKMEGEGPKRLQLSATGPGEVKAGDIAVSGDIEVLNKDLVICHLDEGATLNMELTADVGKGYAPAVQNRPADAPIGLIPVDSLYSPVRQVSYKVDKARVGQELDFDKLNLTIETDGTVTPEDAVAYAARILQDQLTLFVHFEEGIPQPQSQMIGMAAQPQEDDANQLNRYLLKKVDELELSVRSANCLKNDNIIYIGDLVQKTEAEMLRTPNFGRKSLNEIKEVLSSMGLRLGMDIPGWPPENIEEMAKKLEQELLG
- the rpsK gene encoding 30S ribosomal protein S11; this encodes MAREPGRIKKRERKNISSGVAHVNASFNNTMITITDAQGNAISWSSAGMMGFKGSRKSTPYAAQVAADDAGKKAAEHGVRTLEVEVKGPGSGRESALRALAAVGFTITSIRDVTPIPHNGVRPSKRRRV
- the rpsM gene encoding 30S ribosomal protein S13, which gives rise to MARIAGVNIPTNKRVIISLTYIHGIGPTTAVKIADKLGIDHARRVQDLTDAEVLQIRETIDAEYQVEGDLRRDTAMNIKRLMDLACYRGLRHRKGLPVRGQRTHTNARTRKGKAKPIAGKKK
- a CDS encoding SRPBCC family protein; amino-acid sequence: MKRTILGLAAGMACIAAQSASAEVVKSDESGFETRNTAVTTATPYEVWQRLLVPGKWWSDDHTWSGESDNMYISAQGGGCFCELLPAAKDAPEGIRRGSVEHMRVLQSDPPRVLRMVGTLGPLQSEPMQGVLTITLKPVDEGTRVLFEYVVGGYSRYEPDVISAAVDGVMLQQLTRLVRSLGAATGGEAEGPADEGAAEDAVDGDEAVAGEAATGETANEDKPASPLDSEDFLLEPGK
- a CDS encoding adenylate kinase, translated to MNIILLGPPGAGKGTQSQRLVENHGMRQLSTGDMLRSAVKAATPIGLQAKAVMERGEFVSDEIVSALIDAELAAMGEGVGAIFDGYPRTAAQSEALDEILAKHGRKLDHVIELDVNEDALVERITGRFTCANCGKGYHDTFETPRQQGVCDKCGSTEFKRRPDDTEETVRKRMGEYRGKTAPILEPYDERGIVTRVDGMAAIDDVTAAIDAVLS
- the secY gene encoding preprotein translocase subunit SecY, coding for MASRADNIASNMSLANFSKATELRKRIMFTIGALIVFRFLSFVPLPGINPQALASLADLGRGGILDLFNTFSGGSLERMSLIALGVMPYITASIVVQMASALHPTLAAIKKEGASGRQKLNQYTRYGTVFLCAIQGWFLAAGLESFGAASGIQAVVDPGYMFRIGAVISLVGGTMFLLWLGEQITSRGIGNGVSLIIMAGIVAQFPTFTANLFEGGRTGSIAPGIIIGLVAMVLVLIVLICFMERAQRRLLIQYPKRATQRGQMQADRSHLPLKLNTAGVIPPIFASSLLLLPLTISQFAGNSVSTESTAGGIIVTLNQYLQHGQPLYMLLYAIGIIFFCFFYTAVVFNPEETSENLKKNGGFIPGIRPGKNTATYLDYVLTRITVVGAIYLTLVCVLPEYMIAQTGVPLFLGGTSLLIVVNVTVDTISQVQSHLLAHQYGDLIKKAKLKGRTR
- the rplO gene encoding 50S ribosomal protein L15, which translates into the protein MKLNEIRDNPGARKTRIRVGRGIGSGKGKTAGRGQKGQKSRSGVAVKGFEGGQMPLHMRIPKRGFNNPFGKDFAEVNLGMVQKFIDEKKLDGKKVVDHEALKAAGLARGGKDGVRLLGKGELKDKVKFSVAGASKGAKAAVEKAGGSVEVLKPTNLEVKAAKEEAKKQRLVKKADRKK
- the rpmD gene encoding 50S ribosomal protein L30, whose protein sequence is MASPKKTNGKTIKLKQIGSPIRRPAKQRQMLIGLGLNKMHKVVELTDTAEVRGAIAKLPHMVQVVD
- the rpsE gene encoding 30S ribosomal protein S5, whose protein sequence is MADEKKTEDAAPEAPKVEEAKVEAAPAVEAKAEAAPAEAAPAATPEATPAADPAKPRENPRNARGGNNRGGGQNNRGGGRGGRDGNRRGGRDDEDDGTIEKLVHINRVSKTVKGGKRFGFAALVVVGDGTGRVGFGKGKAREVPEAINKATAAAKKKMIRVPLKDGRTLHHDAKGRFGAGKVTVRSAPAGTGIIAGGPMRAVFESLGVADVVTKSVGSSNPYNMIRATFDALVHQTSPKSVAQRRGKKVADLLGRSGGSSEAEAEAEAAAVTE
- the rplR gene encoding 50S ribosomal protein L18, encoding MAKLSLFERRRRRVRTALRARAGDRPRLSVHRTGRHIYAQIINDGEGRTIAAASTLGVKKSGANVDAAVTVGKDIAAAAKKAGVTTVVFDRGGFLFHGRVKALADAAREGGLEF
- the rplF gene encoding 50S ribosomal protein L6: MSRIGKKAVAIPAGVTANIENGTLSVKGPKGTLTMGLAEDIDYQVEGDEIQVKPANDTKRAKSFWGMHRTLVSNLVEGVTEGFTKVLEISGVGYRASTQGKKLKLQLGFSHDVDLDVPEGIEVKTPDQTTIEISGTDKQAVGQFAAEIRRWRKPEPYKGKGIKYRGEYVFRKEGKKK
- the rpsH gene encoding 30S ribosomal protein S8, which codes for MSLTDPVGDMLTRIRNGQRAKKDSVLSPASTLRANVLEVLQREGYIRGYSEDETGAHKALKIELKYFEGEPAIQHVARVSKPGRRVYSGSRELPTVRNGLGISIVSTPKGVLSDIEARTENVGGEVLAEVY
- the rpsN gene encoding 30S ribosomal protein S14, which translates into the protein MAKLSSINKNEKRKLLVKKYAAKYAKLKETANDKSLDEGERLIARLQMAELPRNANPTRVRNRCATTGRPRGYYRKFGLNRIELRNLANKGLIPGVTKSSW
- the rplE gene encoding 50S ribosomal protein L5 gives rise to the protein MADKYVARMRQRYDDEIVKAMTEKFGYTNRMQVPAIEKIVLNMGVGEASQDKKKVATAAEEMELIAGQKPVITKAKKSIAQFKLREGMPIGAKVTMRRERMYEFLDRLITIAMPRIRDFRGVNPKSFDGRGNYAMGLKEQIVFPEISYDRIDQVRGMDIIVTTTANTDDEARELLRLFGFPFPAEEQGEEEKAAA
- the rplX gene encoding 50S ribosomal protein L24 produces the protein MGAARIKKGDSVVVLSGKDKGRTGTVSKVSPKDGKVVVEGINIAARHRKPSQANPQGGIDRFEAPMHICKVALADPKDGKPTRVRFEEQDGKKVRVAVKSGEKIDG